The stretch of DNA CAACGTCTGCGGCCTGTCTTCATTTTATTTTACCCTGGATGTGCTGGGGCCAAGCCAGGGCCAAACCATTGCCTACGAGCGCTGCCCGGCGGACAACGAAGGGACTTCTTTTGTTTCGGTTTGCGGGATTGTGCTGCAACCATTGGCAAACGGAAAACAATAAATTGTCGGGAGCCGCCCACGCGCTTACGATATTCCTGATCACCCTCAATGGCTGATAAAACCCTTATCTTTTGCAAACCTTACCGGGTGTTGAGCAGTTTTACCGATCCCAACGCCTCGCCCGGCGCGGCGCGCCGGGCGACAGTGGGCGACTACGTCAATGTTCCCGATGTATATGCCGCCGGCCGGTTAGATTACGACAGTGAGGGGTTGCTGCTGCTCACCTCTAACGGCAAACTGGCCCAACGCATTACCCACCCCCGCTACAAATTAAAAAAAGTATACCTGGCCCAGGTAGAAAATATCCCCTCCGCCGACGCCCTGAACCAACTACGGCAGGGCGTTATGGTTAAAGGCAGCCGCACCCAGCCAACAAATGTGGAGCTATTAACCAACGAACCTCCACTTTTTCCGCGGGCCAAACCCATCCGCTATCGCCGGCATATCCCCACGGCCTGGCTCAAAATCACTTTACGGGAGGGGCGTAACCGCCAGGTGCGCCGGATGACCGCGGCCGTCGGCCATCCCACCTTGCGGCTGGTGCGGGTGGCCATTGGCCCAATTTTCTTGGGCAATCTG from Anaerolineae bacterium encodes:
- a CDS encoding pseudouridine synthase, producing the protein MADKTLIFCKPYRVLSSFTDPNASPGAARRATVGDYVNVPDVYAAGRLDYDSEGLLLLTSNGKLAQRITHPRYKLKKVYLAQVENIPSADALNQLRQGVMVKGSRTQPTNVELLTNEPPLFPRAKPIRYRRHIPTAWLKITLREGRNRQVRRMTAAVGHPTLRLVRVAIGPIFLGNLLPGQWRNATDAELKALWQSLTELS